In a genomic window of Colius striatus isolate bColStr4 chromosome 2, bColStr4.1.hap1, whole genome shotgun sequence:
- the LTB4R gene encoding leukotriene B4 receptor 1, with protein sequence MSWSPTNASLPPNTTLGAIPGAAVGLTLLAAAVAVGLPGNALVLLSCMAARRCSVPVLLISHLAMADIVTLLTGPVYLHALSAGQWRMGSAVCRGCHYLCAAAMYVSVFLIALLGLHRCAAVSSPATAALVAAGSRAGRWAHGAAAVTWVTALALAIPAAVFRRVEGGQCRRAHGTGARLLLHNLLETILGWALPLAAVATGYGLLLRRLRQTRLAQRSRTFRLVAAVVVAFAVVWGPYHVASILEVVVALQGGGRALEAAAKALRPPATALAFLSSAINPLLYACAGQRLRHGTTRMLLPRFLELSAVTGSSRGTLAKDNPRGRRGGEEQGTRGEGGEEGREGDGGVERG encoded by the coding sequence ATGTCCTGGTCCCCCACCAATGCTTCGTTGCCTCCCAACACGACGTTGGGTGCCATCCCCGGTGCAGCCGTGGGGCTGACGCTGCTAGCGGCCGCGGTGGCGGTGGGACTCCCAGGCAATGCCTTGGTCCTGTTGAGTTGCATGGCCGCCCGTCGCTGCAGCGTCCCTGTACTCCTCATTTCCCACCTGGCCATGGCCGACATCGTCACCCTCCTCACAGGCCCCGTCTACCTCCACGCCCTCAGTGCCGGCCAGTGGCGTATGGGCTCGGCCGTGTGCCGCGGCTGCCACTACCTCTGCGCTGCTGCCATGTACGTCAGCGTCTTCCTCATTGCCCTGCTGGGCCTGCACCGCTGTGCCGCTGTCTCCAGCCCGGCCACGGCTGCGCTGGTGGCTGCCGGGAGCCGCGCGGGCCGCTGGGCTCACGGGGCAGCCGCCGTGACATGGGTGACGGCGCTGGCCTTGGCCATCCCAGCCGCTGTGTTCCGGCGTGTGGAAGGAGGGCAGTGCCGGCGGGCGCACGGCACAGGAGcccggctgctgctccacaacCTCCTCGAGACCATCTTGGGTTGGGCTTTGCCGTTGGCCGCCGTGGCCACAGGCTACGGGCTGCTGCTGCGGCGCTTGCGACAGACCCGCTTGGCCCAGCGCAGCCGCACCTTCCGGCTGGTGGCCGCCGTGGTGGTGGCCTTCGCTGTGGTGTGGGGGCCCTACCATGTGGCTAGCATCTTGGAGGTGGTTGTAGCCCTGCAGGGCGGTGGCAGGGCCCTGGAGGCGGCTGCCAAAGCCCTGCGGCCGCCGGCCACCGCTCTGGCCTTCCTCAGCAGTGCCATCAACCCGCTCCTGTACGCGTGTGCAGGCCAGAGGCTGCGCCACGGCACCACCAGGATGCTCCTGCCCCGGTTCCTGGAGCTCTCGGCCGTGACAGGCAGCTCCCGTGGGACACTGGCCAAAGACAATCCacggggcaggaggggaggggaggagcaGGGGACGAGGGGAGAGGGCGGAGAGGAAGGTAgggagggggatgggggggtGGAGAGGGGGTGA